From the genome of Thermococcus chitonophagus, one region includes:
- a CDS encoding HEPN domain-containing protein — protein MFEGSEYERWIKQAERTLRSAERDLEYKDYEWASFKAQQAAELAMKAITRALGITLPGHSITKLLKALEEHGVKVPDEMYNMAMELDRNYITSRYPLAYSEGSPYEYYSEDIARKLINYAKELVEFAKRIAIQKVEDGE, from the coding sequence ATGTTTGAAGGTAGCGAGTATGAGAGGTGGATAAAGCAGGCTGAGAGAACATTAAGGTCTGCGGAGAGGGATTTGGAGTACAAGGACTATGAGTGGGCGAGCTTTAAGGCTCAGCAGGCGGCAGAATTAGCAATGAAAGCAATAACAAGGGCTTTAGGAATCACACTTCCTGGGCATTCCATAACAAAACTTCTAAAGGCTTTAGAAGAGCATGGAGTTAAAGTACCAGATGAAATGTATAATATGGCAATGGAGCTTGATAGGAACTACATAACATCAAGGTATCCACTAGCGTACTCTGAGGGTTCCCCTTACGAGTACTACTCTGAGGATATAGCTAGGAAGCTGATAAACTATGCAAAAGAACTGGTAGAGTTTGCAAAAAGAATAGCAATTCAAAAGGTAGAAGATGGAGAGTGA
- the rgy gene encoding reverse gyrase has product MKAIYREMCPNCNGAITDNRLANKNPCDACLDEPEVHEDYFELITAIRNALKLRGTLKEWEKIYRLNKEVKDVEEFFKKATGFTFWSAQRTWVKRIIKGKSFSIIAPTGMGKSTFGAFISIYFAIKGKKSYIVVPTTPLVIQTVKKIKGMIEKAGVSVNLVYYHGNLKKKEKEEALEKIKSGDFDILVTSSQFLATRFDELLKDKHFDLIFVDDVDAFLKASKNIDRSLLMLGFNNEIIGKAWEIIKLKKQLAKLLSKENSSEEVEKLNKEIERLERGIERYKREHEIGILIVASATGSAKGDRIKLYRELLGFEVGSGRSVLRNIVDTYILPEKGMEEHVVELLEKLGKGGLIFVPIDKGIEYAEQLTNYLKERGFKVELVSAKNKKGLELFEQEKVDYLVGVATYYGTIVRGLDLPHLIRFAIFTGVPKFRFSLDLEQPTIYRVLGLMSEILEFLPEEKRSEGEKLYARLRRLIRNIPQFELMKIEEALAEGLELEGFHSHVLEVFRQAVEFLRSALKDKEVLNKIAENPFLSLKKEGEKWYIEIPDVRTYIQASGRTSRLFAGGITKGLSVIIVDDQKVFNGLVRQMRWRFVEFEIKRFDEINLEEILKEIDRDREKVRLVIEGKISEQVKDLVKSALMIVESPNKARTIANFFGQPSKRRIGDLVAYEVSIGDKMLTILASGGHMFDLVTTEGYHGVLMLEREGKRYFVPVYDTIKRCRDCGHQFVDWEQKGVCPKCGSRNVHDALENVKAMRDLAQEVDEILIGTDPDTEGEKIAWDIRNVLSPYAPNIKRIEFHEVTRPAILKAIKEARDINEDRVNAQLVRRIEDRWIGFELSQKLWQVFENRNLSAGRVQTPVLGWIVQRYKEFTESETDFLGITLENGINVTLEGVKGEVEEVTVKEVTIEEREINPLPPYTTDAMLQDASRFLGFSATKTMQLAQDLFELGLTSYHRTDSTHVSNTGIEIAKEYITQEIGEEYFAPRKWGEEGAHEAIRPTRPIDTGRLIQLIRDGIITLPRNLTRDHFRLYDMIFRRFIASQMKPAKVLYEKAVLETPFGEVEVEGYIEVLYDGWSKIKPLPLKQIPKLEKGQKLKVKEVKHWRAPKVSLYTQGDVIALMKERGIGRPSTYAKIVQTLLQRGYVIETKGKKKLVPTDKGIKVYHYLVSKYRDLVSEERTRQLEKIMDEIEEAKVNYQDVLNELYEEIKRYVASS; this is encoded by the coding sequence ATGAAGGCAATCTATAGGGAGATGTGCCCAAACTGTAACGGTGCCATAACCGACAATAGACTTGCAAACAAGAACCCATGTGATGCATGCCTTGATGAACCCGAAGTTCATGAGGACTACTTTGAGCTCATAACTGCCATTAGGAATGCACTAAAGCTGAGAGGAACGCTAAAAGAGTGGGAGAAAATATACAGGTTAAATAAAGAGGTAAAGGACGTTGAAGAGTTCTTTAAGAAAGCTACAGGTTTCACGTTTTGGAGCGCCCAGAGAACATGGGTCAAAAGGATAATTAAAGGGAAAAGTTTTTCCATAATAGCTCCCACGGGAATGGGTAAGAGTACATTTGGTGCATTTATCTCAATATACTTCGCAATTAAGGGGAAGAAAAGCTACATTGTGGTCCCTACAACACCCCTAGTGATCCAAACGGTCAAGAAGATTAAGGGGATGATTGAAAAAGCTGGTGTTTCTGTAAACCTTGTCTATTATCACGGCAATTTAAAGAAGAAGGAGAAAGAAGAGGCATTAGAAAAGATAAAATCAGGAGATTTTGATATCCTTGTAACATCAAGCCAATTCTTAGCTACTAGGTTCGATGAGCTTTTAAAGGACAAGCACTTTGACTTGATATTCGTCGATGATGTTGATGCGTTTCTTAAGGCCAGCAAGAACATAGATAGGTCACTCTTAATGCTCGGCTTTAATAATGAAATTATAGGAAAGGCCTGGGAAATAATAAAGTTAAAGAAGCAACTGGCAAAACTCCTCTCAAAAGAGAATTCTAGCGAGGAAGTAGAAAAGCTAAACAAGGAAATAGAGAGACTTGAAAGGGGAATAGAGAGATATAAGAGGGAGCATGAAATAGGAATTCTAATAGTTGCATCCGCTACAGGAAGTGCAAAGGGTGATAGAATTAAGCTCTACCGTGAGCTTTTGGGCTTTGAGGTTGGAAGTGGAAGGAGCGTTCTCAGGAACATAGTCGATACTTATATACTTCCAGAGAAAGGCATGGAAGAGCACGTTGTGGAGCTACTAGAAAAGCTTGGTAAAGGGGGCCTAATTTTCGTTCCAATAGATAAGGGGATAGAGTACGCTGAACAGTTAACGAACTATCTGAAGGAGAGAGGCTTTAAAGTTGAGCTTGTATCTGCTAAGAACAAGAAGGGCTTAGAGCTCTTTGAGCAGGAGAAAGTGGACTACCTAGTGGGGGTTGCAACTTATTATGGAACCATAGTTAGGGGATTAGATCTGCCCCACCTCATAAGATTCGCAATTTTCACGGGAGTTCCCAAATTTAGGTTTTCCCTTGACCTTGAACAACCGACTATCTATAGAGTTCTAGGCTTAATGAGTGAAATCCTAGAGTTCTTGCCCGAGGAGAAAAGGAGTGAAGGAGAAAAATTATATGCAAGGCTTAGAAGGCTCATTAGGAACATTCCCCAATTCGAGCTTATGAAGATAGAGGAAGCCCTAGCGGAAGGCCTAGAGCTTGAAGGATTTCACAGTCACGTTCTTGAGGTATTTAGGCAGGCCGTTGAATTCCTGAGGTCTGCTCTCAAGGATAAGGAAGTTCTGAATAAAATTGCCGAGAATCCCTTCCTGAGCCTAAAGAAAGAAGGAGAAAAATGGTACATTGAAATTCCAGATGTGAGAACCTATATTCAGGCAAGTGGAAGAACGTCAAGACTTTTTGCAGGTGGAATTACGAAGGGACTTAGCGTTATCATCGTCGATGATCAGAAGGTATTCAACGGTTTAGTGAGGCAGATGCGCTGGCGCTTTGTGGAGTTCGAGATAAAGAGGTTTGACGAGATCAACCTTGAGGAGATACTCAAGGAGATCGATAGGGATAGAGAAAAGGTAAGATTAGTTATTGAGGGCAAGATAAGCGAGCAGGTAAAGGATCTCGTAAAATCTGCCTTAATGATTGTTGAAAGCCCAAACAAAGCAAGGACAATAGCGAACTTCTTTGGTCAGCCAAGCAAGAGGAGAATTGGAGACCTCGTAGCTTACGAAGTCAGCATTGGAGATAAGATGCTCACGATATTAGCTAGTGGAGGCCATATGTTCGACCTCGTTACCACGGAAGGCTATCATGGAGTTCTAATGCTTGAGAGGGAGGGGAAGAGGTACTTTGTTCCCGTCTACGATACAATTAAGAGGTGCAGGGACTGTGGTCATCAGTTTGTGGACTGGGAGCAGAAAGGAGTTTGCCCCAAGTGTGGAAGCAGGAACGTTCATGATGCCCTTGAAAACGTCAAGGCAATGAGAGATCTTGCCCAGGAAGTTGATGAGATACTAATCGGTACAGACCCAGATACCGAGGGAGAAAAGATAGCGTGGGACATAAGGAACGTTCTCTCGCCGTACGCTCCAAACATAAAGAGGATAGAGTTCCACGAGGTAACGAGGCCGGCAATTCTCAAGGCGATAAAGGAGGCAAGGGACATAAACGAAGATAGGGTAAATGCCCAGCTCGTCAGGAGGATAGAGGATAGATGGATAGGATTCGAGCTGAGCCAAAAACTGTGGCAGGTCTTCGAGAATAGGAACCTCTCCGCGGGGAGGGTTCAAACTCCAGTCCTGGGGTGGATAGTGCAGAGGTACAAGGAGTTCACTGAGAGTGAAACGGACTTCCTGGGGATAACCCTTGAAAACGGCATAAACGTGACCCTCGAGGGCGTTAAGGGGGAGGTTGAAGAGGTCACGGTCAAGGAGGTAACGATAGAGGAGAGGGAAATCAATCCACTCCCACCGTACACTACCGATGCAATGCTTCAGGATGCTTCAAGGTTCCTGGGCTTTTCTGCCACGAAGACCATGCAACTGGCCCAGGATCTTTTCGAGTTGGGTTTAACAAGTTATCACAGAACTGACTCAACTCACGTGAGCAATACTGGAATAGAGATCGCCAAGGAGTACATAACCCAGGAGATTGGAGAGGAATACTTCGCCCCCAGGAAGTGGGGAGAGGAGGGGGCCCATGAAGCGATAAGACCAACGAGGCCAATTGACACTGGGAGGCTTATTCAGCTAATCAGAGATGGGATAATAACTTTACCAAGGAACCTAACTAGGGATCACTTCAGGCTCTATGACATGATATTCAGAAGGTTCATAGCTAGTCAGATGAAACCAGCTAAAGTTCTCTACGAAAAGGCAGTTCTTGAGACACCGTTTGGAGAAGTTGAAGTTGAGGGCTACATCGAGGTACTATACGATGGGTGGTCCAAGATAAAGCCACTACCCCTAAAGCAGATACCCAAGCTCGAGAAGGGTCAGAAACTTAAAGTTAAGGAAGTAAAGCACTGGAGAGCCCCAAAAGTCTCCCTGTACACCCAAGGTGACGTTATTGCATTAATGAAGGAGAGGGGAATAGGTAGGCCCTCCACCTATGCAAAAATAGTCCAGACGCTGTTACAGAGAGGGTACGTAATAGAGACAAAAGGTAAAAAGAAGTTAGTTCCCACAGATAAGGGAATAAAGGTCTATCATTATTTAGTAAGCAAATATAGAGACTTAGTAAGCGAGGAAAGGACAAGGCAGTTGGAGAAGATTATGGACGAAATTGAAGAAGCAAAGGTCAATTATCAGGACGTTCTCAACGAGCTTTATGAAGAAATAAAGAGGTACGTTGCCTCCTCTTGA
- a CDS encoding class I SAM-dependent methyltransferase: MSLEELYKYLRWRMDPKDEGARKRFQRIVEVAKKLALPENERILDICAGTGIAGVAFALATNASKLTVLDARGDDLEKVNEWIKISGRDVPVDKVVGDARSVHELVGEHDIAVLWGLTMPHFDAFDAVKLFASVALTLSKEGYFIIEETDRVYGIMYMVGYKDFLVESEGEGYQLASVHSGYDKGRGAFKRTYYKLPGFEKVTEEYHRLWDLASQLAIGSIFFREYKLFERFQHGVQGVSDVIVFRKPRKNVAEEMVHSPSSTF; the protein is encoded by the coding sequence ATGTCACTTGAGGAACTATACAAGTATCTAAGATGGAGGATGGATCCTAAAGATGAGGGAGCAAGAAAGCGATTCCAGAGGATAGTTGAGGTAGCAAAAAAGCTTGCTCTCCCAGAAAATGAGAGAATTTTAGATATATGTGCTGGAACGGGAATAGCGGGCGTTGCCTTTGCTTTAGCTACCAACGCATCAAAGCTTACAGTTCTTGACGCAAGAGGGGATGATTTGGAGAAGGTCAACGAGTGGATTAAAATTTCGGGGAGAGATGTCCCAGTAGATAAAGTCGTTGGAGACGCTAGGAGTGTTCACGAGCTCGTTGGAGAACATGATATTGCGGTGCTTTGGGGATTAACGATGCCCCACTTCGACGCATTCGATGCTGTAAAGCTGTTCGCCTCAGTTGCCCTAACCCTTTCAAAGGAGGGGTACTTCATAATCGAAGAGACCGACAGAGTTTATGGAATAATGTACATGGTGGGTTACAAGGACTTCCTCGTTGAGAGCGAGGGTGAAGGCTATCAGCTGGCCTCAGTGCATTCAGGCTACGATAAAGGGAGAGGGGCGTTTAAGAGGACTTATTATAAGCTCCCAGGATTCGAGAAGGTCACTGAAGAGTACCACAGGCTCTGGGATCTAGCCTCTCAACTTGCAATTGGGTCGATATTCTTCAGAGAGTACAAGCTTTTTGAGAGGTTCCAGCACGGAGTGCAGGGGGTTTCCGATGTTATAGTGTTCAGAAAACCAAGGAAAAATGTTGCAGAGGAAATGGTTCACTCTCCATCTTCTACCTTTTGA